The Gossypium hirsutum isolate 1008001.06 chromosome A13, Gossypium_hirsutum_v2.1, whole genome shotgun sequence nucleotide sequence TTCTCTGTTTACATCTTCTAACCTGCGCCACAAGTTTCCTATCCTTCACCCACACCACGCACATATAATAACCTCCCTGTTTTAATCTATTTTATCGGTGTGAGATTTATCATTTTATTGTTCACTCTGTTTTTCTGCTCTCTTATGAACTTATaattaagccaaaaaaaaaaaagagagaaaaggttttaatgaatttgataatGTGCTAAACAGCAGAAAAAAGAAGGATCTTTGGAGTGGAAAATAGCATAAGAATAGAATCTTTGTtgtttgtttcttcttcttttttcctttttttaattaaaaatggtttTGTGATATGAATTGTGGGTTTCTGGGTTGTTCTTCGAAAGGATCTGTTTGAAGCTTTGGGGTTTTGTTTTTGAGTCTTTGAAGAAGGGGGGAAATGGCTAGAAGAAATGAAGTCAAGCTCAATGAATGCAAGGTACAATCtttattctttgtttttatttgtcaatttctattatttctatCTAGAGTTGGATTGGCAAAGTCGGTTTTTAATGGATTTGTAATCTACTTTATGCCTTTTTTGGTTAAATGAAACCCACTGTAgcggtgttttttttttttttggttagaaCTTGGTATTCTTATCAAGTCTTTTCTATTTGAAGATCTTTTCTTAAAACTTTGGGGGCGTTTAGGGTTGTTGAAACTTTATTATTTTCTTGCTTTTGGTTATGTGTCTATTTAATTTGTGGAttgttttgcttttgctttttagTGATTTAGGTTTGGAGCTATTGATTGTGTTTCTCCAAGAAAGTTGGAGTTCTGTGATAGTCGTTCATTCTTTGGAGTAGTGTTATTTAAGAGGCTTGATTAGATTGTGAAGATCATATAAATCAGTGAAGGAATCTACATGTTGTTGGTTTGCATCAGCTTGCTTTGATGGatagttttgtctttaatacattgtGAAAAATTATGGAGTTCATAGCATGTATTCATACTGACTTTTGTTGTGTATATTGACAATTGACAAAGTGAGTTAAGTAAACAATGGatttgatcttttctttgcctttgacTCTGAATAGATAGTGGTTTCCCTAAATATGTGTgctctttgttttgatttttttttctttgcctttgtctCCGAATAGATGGCGGTTTCCCTAAGTACGTGGGTCCTCATCTCCAATTTTAAGTTGGCTTACAATCTTCTTCGTCGACCTGATGGCACTTTCAATCGTCACTTGGCAGAGTTTCTTGATCGCAAAGTCCCTGCTAATGCGAACCCAGTTGATGGGGTTTTCTCGTTTGATGTTCTCATTGATCGTGGTACGAGCCTCCTGAGTCGGATTTATAGGCCAGCTACAGCTGAAGAGCCTCAACCGAATATTGCTGAACTTGAGAAGCCTGTTACAGCGGAGGTGGTCCCTGTTATTATTTTCTTTCACGGCGGAAGCTTTGCACATTCCTCGGCTAATAGTGCTACGTATGACACTCTATGTCGGAGATTGGTAAGCCTTTGTAAGGCTGTTGTGGTCTCCGTGAATTACCGCCGTGCACCCGAAAATAGATATCCGTGTGCTTATGATGATGGGTGGACTGCTCTCAAGTGGGTTAACTCGAGACCATGGCTTCAAAGTCAGAAAGATTCTAAGGTTCATATATATCTGGCTGGTGATAGCTCTGGTGGTAACATTGCACACCATGTTGCTCTGCGAGCCATAGAATCGGGAATTGATGTGTTGGGAAATATATTGCTCAATCCAATGTTTGGTGGACAAGAAAGAACTGAATCTGAAAAGCGTTTAGATGGGAAATACTGTGTTACTCTACGAGATCGGGACTGGTATTGGAGAGCTTATCTTCCTGAAGGCGAAGACAGAGACCATCCTGCATGTAATCCTTTTGGACCTAACGGTAGAAGTCTTGAAGGAATCAAATTTCCAAAGAGTCTTGTCGTGGTTGCCGGCTTGGACCTTATTCAGGATTGGCAATTAGCTTATGTTGAAGGGCTCAAAAAAGCTGGACAAGAGGTTAAACTTTTATACATGGAACAGGCCACGATTGGTTTCTTCTTGTTGCCGAATAGCAATCACTTCCATACTGTTACGGACGAGATAACCAAGTTCGTGAGTTCTGACTGTATTAAAACAATAGGGGAAAGAATCATGCAATGTATCGGAGCTCTATTATGCGTAGATTATGTATGTTTATTCAAATGTTTTTTAGGATAAGAtggaattattaatattatttgataatGAATGTAAAAGTGGGTTGTAGTATTGGTtgaatgtgtgtgtgtgtgtgtgtgtccaTATTCGAGGGAAGTCCACAACAATCCAAAAGCTGCTCCCAGTTGTTGACTCATTGCCAATGCTTCCAAAACTAAAGGGGGACTGTGGGCTGAGGGAGAGATGCctaataataatagcaaaaacTAGAACTTCATGGACAATGACAGCGGCATATATAGACAGATAGATACTAGCTGTTTGGTTTTGCTTCCTCACTCATTTTTCCAATAATATTACTCAtgtcttgttttatttttattccatttccttcttcttcttttttaatttctcattaagttctatattttatttttatttttaataaatttttaatatattttaatataactttttttcagagaaattgaaataactattagtttgtttgtttttttcattttattatgaataatatttcttttttaaaattttttttaaaagcaatCAATTGTGCATTTACAGTTATTTTTttcaacattgcatttatttttcttttattaacgGAAATTATTAATTACAATTCAATCATCATTTACTCAATTTTTGAATATTGTAGAtactaaattgtttttttataaaaataatttgtacaaATTATTGTTAGAATGAATATCCTGTCAATAGATTACaatttaagatttaaattttttttatcttaataatgATTAGATTGCTCCTTAATCCATATTCTATCAATGGAAATAGTTAATTTTGGTAATGCAAAAGAAAAAAGACAATTTCAAGTTGGTTGAGAGAAGGCTTCTAAGAGAGTTTAAATATAACTATACTTCCTACTTTTATCAAGTAATTGAGGATAAGACCCAACACATGTACGTTGTTGTCGTTGCCTGCTTGGTTTATGTTTATGTCTACAGCACATATTGGATGGATTTGTTATTTATCTTTTacgaaaattatatgtttctaAATTGTtacaattttgacttgatttgttGCGTTTTTTTAAAGAAACTAGTTTTTGGCGGTTCTATTTTTTAGGAAATTGATTCATCGGATTTATCGTTTTGTCCTTTAAAAAATCTTATAAATAGTTGGATCATTCTCCTTGTGTTCCCGTTTCTCAAAACTTTTCCAACCAAGTTTTCAATCTTGTTTTCCTAACTTATTTTTCCAGATCCTTTTTCAAGAAAAGCAATACTAATTATGTTTTACCTTCTTTATTCGGGTGtacaaatattgaaattttgtgttAATCTTTGAGGGCGACGTCTACTTCACGGCAACACCGACAAGGGCAGATTT carries:
- the LOC107893263 gene encoding gibberellin receptor GID1C-like: MARRNEVKLNECKMAVSLSTWVLISNFKLAYNLLRRPDGTFNRHLAEFLDRKVPANANPVDGVFSFDVLIDRGTSLLSRIYRPATAEEPQPNIAELEKPVTAEVVPVIIFFHGGSFAHSSANSATYDTLCRRLVSLCKAVVVSVNYRRAPENRYPCAYDDGWTALKWVNSRPWLQSQKDSKVHIYLAGDSSGGNIAHHVALRAIESGIDVLGNILLNPMFGGQERTESEKRLDGKYCVTLRDRDWYWRAYLPEGEDRDHPACNPFGPNGRSLEGIKFPKSLVVVAGLDLIQDWQLAYVEGLKKAGQEVKLLYMEQATIGFFLLPNSNHFHTVTDEITKFVSSDCIKTIGERIMQCIGALLCVDYVCLFKCFLG